The following coding sequences lie in one Lolium perenne isolate Kyuss_39 chromosome 2, Kyuss_2.0, whole genome shotgun sequence genomic window:
- the LOC127336660 gene encoding uncharacterized protein At5g50100, chloroplastic, translating to MASSLARLGAALPRARPLAAAAVAAARIPPRGGRWDSAASRPASLYAWRCQVHSDVKASPAAEPKDGGNSSQNWRIKMLYDGECPLCMREVNMLRERNKSYGTINFVDISSKDYSPEDNQGLDYETAMGRIHAIVSDGTIVTDVEAFRRLYEEVGLGWVYAVTKYEPVATIANAVYGVWAKYRMEVTGRPPLEEVFAARRQAGECKDDKSCKM from the exons ATGGCGAGCTCGCTGGCCCGCCTGGGAGCGGCGCTGCCCCGCGCGCGCCCGCTCGCCGCAGCGGCGGTCGCTGCGGCGCGGATCCCGCCCCGGGGAGGCCGATGGGATTCCGCCGCCTCCCGCCCCGCTTCGCTATACG CCTGGAGATGCCAGGTTCACTCGGACGTGAAGGCGTCCCCTGCAGCGGAGCCGAAAGATGGGGGAAATTCGTCCCAGAACTGGAGGATCAAGATGCTCTACGATGGTGAATGCCCGCTCTGTATGCGTGAG GTAAACATGCTGAGGGAAAGGAACAAATCCTATGGAACTATAAATTTTGTTGACATCAGCTCGAAAGATTACTCCCCGGAGGACAACCAGGGTCTCGATTATGAAACT GCCatggggaggatacatgccatTGTTTCAGATGGAACTATCGTCACAGATGTTGAG GCATTTAGACGGCTTTACGAGGAAGTGGGACTTGGATGGGTTTATGCAGTTACTAAGTATGAACCT GTGGCTACCATAGCAAATGCAGTATATGGCGTATGGGCCAAATACCGCATGGAAGTTACAG GTCGTCCTCCACTGGAGGAAGTTTTTGCAGCACGGAGACAAGCG GGCGAATGTAAAGATGATAAATCATGCAAGATGTGA
- the LOC127336659 gene encoding uncharacterized protein yields MAGRLALMPELGEWDNRDPDQSPPRNFYLDLIRNVGVARRRCNRQPVHTGSTSTYSSYSTASGASNPYFYQPNNSYCSSLSCSRSGAIADFGAHDHELTKIARRMVSDGYAQRMVTAFGGGPDRARLETWFMELDVHWVLQLHEEHGLPPDLQDKTSAASHQELIERWIRALTVIAASIVELVLIVTVDEMPAVARFGKASMAKMLVFVGAIIPALEADMIGTLVDMYVWVSSASYRFTPLLISREAQTILDEIGRSLSRLREAISSTTEAARTFIEDEDSNWAIAIQRGRGEVHECTRLMVDFIRYLVKAEGSMRNTAHSHDTAYLRGLIHDYVHYLKDLLLRKSDLCLDLSLRYLFLLNNFYLVTNRFEPLPGGHWGLTPECKKFMDSYLDVSWGHVLSHVQKKVFVDTALDVSCGPVLFGIPRKGLHGSGQHRKNTSSLAKFNSAFHQMYQAQKFWKVPFPRLRHVLRESITEKVISVYGYYLEKHPDLEKHISCHRVISAPSYWYFMKKNRELENLISSSPDVLKEMLAELFER; encoded by the coding sequence ATGGCGGGGCGGCTTGCTTTGATGCCGGAGTTGGGAGAATGGGACAACCGAGACCCTGATCAGTCCCCGCCGCGCAACTTCTACCTCGACTTGATCCGGAACGTCGGCGTGGCCCGACGGCGGTGCAACAGACAGCCCGTTCATACAGGATCTACATCTACCTATTCGTCGTACTCGACCGCATCAGGTGCTTCGAATCCGTACTTTTACCAGCCCAATAACTCCTACTGCTCCTCCCTCTCCTGTTCGCGCTCCGGCGCCATAGCAGACTTCGGCGCCCACGACCACGAGCTCACGAAGATCGCTCGCCGAATGGTCAGCGACGGGTACGCCCAGCGCATGGTCACCGCGTTCGGTGGTGGTCCGGACCGTGCTCGTCTGGAGACTTGGTTCATGGAGCTCGACGTCCACTGGGTTCTCCAACTCCACGAGGAGCATGGCTTACCACCAGACCTACAAGACAAGACGTCGGCCGCGTCGCACCAAGAATTGATCGAGAGGTGGATCCGAGCTCTCACCGTAATCGCTGCCAGTATAGTAGAGCTGGTCCTGATCGTCACCGTCGATGAGATGCCGGCGGTCGCACGGTTCGGCAAAGCAAGCATGGCCAAGATGCTTGTCTTTGTCGGTGCCATTATCCCTGCTCTTGAGGCGGATATGATAGGAACCCTAGTAGATATGTATGTCTGGGTCTCCAGTGCATCATACAGGTTCACGCCGCTGCTAATCTCTCGAGAAGCCCAAACCATACTCGACGAGATAGGTCGCTCATTGTCTCGCCTAAGAGAAGCCATATCTAGCACAACGGAGGCGGCGAGGACATTCATCGAGGATGAAGACTCGAACTGGGCTATCGCGATTCAGCGAGGAAGAGGCGAGGTTCACGAGTGCACTCGGTTGATGGTGGATTTCATCAGGTACCTGGTTAAGGCAGAGGGTTCGATGCGAAACACCGCACACAGCCATGATACCGCCTACCTTCGTGGCCTCATACATGATTATGTGCATTATCTAAAGGACCTTCTCTTGAGGAAATCAGATCTGTGCTTAGACCTAAGCCTCAGGTATCTGTTCCTGCTCAACAATTTCTATTTAGTAACGAATCGGTTTGAGCCATTGCCTGGAGGCCATTGGGGACTAACACCTGAATGTAAAAAGTTCATGGATAGCTATCTCGATGTTTCTTGGGGACATGTGCTCTCTCACGTACAGAAAAAAGTTTTCGTGGACACTGCTCTTGATGTTTCTTGCGGACCTGTGCTGTTCGGCATACCGAGAAAAGGTTTACATGGTTCAGGCCAACATCGTAAGAATACCTCTTCACTGGCTAAGTTCAACTCAGCATTTCATCAAATGTACCaggctcaaaagttttggaaggtTCCATTTCCTCGGCTCAGACATGTGTTGCGGGAATCTATCACGGAGAAAGTTATATCAGTTTACGGCTACTACCTGGAAAAGCATCCGGACCTAGAGAAACACATTAGCTGCCATAGAGTTATCTCAGCCCCAAGTTACTGGTACTTCATGAAGAAGAATCGGGAGCTGGAGAACCTCATTAGCAGCAGTCCCGACGTGTTGAAGGAGATGCTTGCTGAGCTATTCGAAAGATGA